The nucleotide sequence AATCTTAGAAATAATCGATTCAACAGCTTCTCCGCCGGCTCGTGAGCATTGGTGGGAATACTATCCTTTACATAACATTTCCCGGCACGGTCAACTAATCCGAAGACCGTATTCGTACCACCTATGTCTATACCAAGAGTTACGTTTATTGAATCCATAATTAACTTATCTTTCTTATGTTAAGTTATTTAATCCCTAATTTTTTCTGAATTTGCTCAAGGGATATGCCTTTGGTTTCCGGCATTACATAGATGACCCACACAAGCTGCCCAACCATGCAAAGCGCATAGAAGGCAAAAATATGACCTCCTGATATTTCAGCAAAAATCGGGAAAGTCCACGCTATGACTGCATTCATCACCCAGTGAACAAAACTGCCCAGTGCCTGTCCACGGGCACGCACCCTGTTTGGAAAAATTTCGCTAATAAATACCCATATAACTGCTCCTTGTCCAAAAGCATGAGCAGCAATAAATACAAGAAGGCTAATCAACACAACCACGCCTCCAGTCGCTGTAAACTCAGTATCGTATGTATGAAATGCCCACGCGGTACTTCCTAAGCTCAAGATATAACCAACTGAACCAATCAGCATAAGTTTCTTGCGACCAAAATTGTCAATTACTGCTAATGCTATCATTGTCATAATTAAGTTTATACCGCCGACCGCCACAGCTTGAAGCAGGGCGGATTCTGAACCGGCTCCGGCCATCTTGAATATTCTTGGGGCATAATACAAAATTGCATTTATACCGGAAAGTTGATTGAACATGGCAATAGAAACGGCCAACAAAATAGGTTTAATATATTTTTTACTTAACAATTTTTCCTGTAAACTGCTATGTTCAATACCAAGTGATGTTTTTATTTCCAAAATTTCATCATCTACGTTGCCGGTATCGGAACCGCATTTTTCAAGCACTATTTTTGCTTCATCCAAACGGCCTTTAGTTACCAACCAGCGCGGGCTGAGCTGATTGTTGAACAGAAGAAAAAAGAAAGCAATGGCCGGAACTGCCTCTACACCAAACATCCAACGCCATTCTACATCACCCAAGTTCAAGCCCGCAATAATAAAGTTTGAAAAAAACGCTAAAAGTATTCCCAATACAATATTAAATTGCGTTACAGCCACCAGACGGCCACGGTATTTTGCCGGAGAAATTTCTGCAATATACATAGGCGATACAACAGATGCGCCACCAACGCCTAATCCCCCGATAAAACGGAAGAAGAGAAACGAATACCAATCCCATGCCAGGGCGCTTCCAAACGCCGAGATAAAATATAATACAGCCACGACAAAAAGTATATTGCGCCGCCCATATTTATCGGCAGGTCTTCCGATCATAATAGCACCTATTATTGTTCCTATCAGAGCACTGGCAACCGTAAATCCAAGCCAGAAGGAAGAAAGCTCAAAAACTTTTTCAAGCCAGCCTGTGGTTCCGGAAATAACGGCTGTATCAAAACCAAAAAGCAGCCCGCCGAGAGCGGCAACTATCGCACTGTAAATAACATATCTTTTGTTCTTCATTACTACCTCACTTATACATTATTATTTAACCTAAATCCTTTACTTTGATAATACTTCGCTCAATATTCCATCGAAGTCAATAATAGCACCTTATATCCACTGATCGGTAGCGCCATAATATATATCCACTTATCTTTGAATTTTACCAATCCGTCGCAAAACACATAGTCATTAAAAAAAATACTATGGCTGTAACGCATCTGGCAATTAGTTTGCAGGGGTTGTCTTTGCTAAAGAGAGCCCAATACCAGCCAGTTTTCAATCAGTCTACCCTCTTGCTGGGCGAATAATACCTTAGTTATTATTATCAATGTAAAAATAAAAAGTTTAAAATTATTCATTCATATTTCTCTAATAAACTAAAAGTTGCCAAGATATCTGGTCAGTTTAGCTTCGTCGATTAGCAATTCAGAATTATATCACTCCATTATTTTTCCATAGTCCAATTTATTATCCGTTGTCAGTTTGGGAAAACCCGGCACAACAATAGAAAAAGGCACATTATGCTGCGTTACAAACATATCAATCCGGGTTAATTGAATTTTTTCGAAACGATCTCTATTAATTTTAATAACATCATTATATTTTTGCTGTAAACTATCAATGTAAGGATTTAGGTCCTGTTCAATAATACGTGAATAATCTTTGTTAAAATTTTCATTCTTTCCGATTGATTCTAAATATTGATTTCGGTGGTATAACGCGGACAAATAATCCCGCCACATCGAAACATTCCTCTCAACAATATTCACTTTGTCATATTTTTTTTTATAGGCTTCTTCTGTTATGTATTTATCGCGAATCATATCTACAACAGCGAGTTTGAACTGCTCTGCAAACTCTATTCTTTTAATTCTTTTCTTGCGAAAAACCAGGGGATGATATCTCAGTTCCTTCTCGAATTCACGGACAGTCAGGATTTCACCATCAATTTGCAATAGAGAGAAATCTATAATCTTCTCAACATTATCTCCAATATCGTCCGGATTGATTTCATTCTTATCTTTTTGCCAGAGTCTTTGTTTAAAGGCGACCTTTTTCTCTTTTCTCGATTTAAAATAAAGCTTGCCAAAAATATCCGCTAATTTGTAAAAAGTATCTCTTGAAAATTCTACTCTCTTGCCGCGCATAATTTTACTGACATATTGTCTATATTGAACAGTTGCGTGCTTTTTTTTGAGCCTCTCTGTAACATGATTCCATCTTTGCCGAATATCGCTATCTGAAATTGCGATTCTATCAGTCCAGTCAAGTATTTTAATAACCGTGTAATAGTTCTCTTCAATTCTCAACGGACCGATAACCTGATTCTTTTCAAGCGGCTCAGAAAATAATGCGGTGTGAATGGTTTCATGTTCCTCAGCATTCCAATTCACCTCTCGTTGAGGAATTTTTTCATCCCCTCCTAATTCACGCAAGACATCCGTAAAAGTACGCCCTTGTAGCAATTTTCGTTTAACCATGTTGGCTATAGCGTTATCCTTAATAGTATAATAGGCAATCTTATAATTTCGCCCGGCACATTTATAGACTTTTTTTATTTCATTTGTATCCAATTTAACTTTTTTAAAAAAATCGTGGTCATAAAGCCATTGGCGCATCGCTTGTTCTTTTCTGCCTCTCAGATAATCCTGAAATTGCTCATTTCGGGATAGTTCGTTATCCTTATCAGATTCTAAAGCCATCATCTTTTCTGCGATTAGCGAATTCAAGACAATTTTTTTGTGGAAATAACTATCTCCATTACAATATGGGGGTCTTATTGTATTTTCCGCCCGACGAATAAATTCTTCCACAGAGATAGTTTTGTCTCCAATTCTGACAAGGATGTCCTCGCAAACCTGGTCAGGAACCTTCTTGCCACATGACGTAATTATTAAAATAAGACCAAGAAACATATAATTAAGGATAATATACATGAAATATTTAGTTTCCAAATATAGCTTCTTATACATGATTAACTATCTCCTAAAAACTCATCCCGCGGAATTGAGATGGCTATATGAAAATATCTTTCTGATACAACACAGTAATTTAACTATATAGTTATGACATTATAATTCCAATCCCAACGAAAATCTATGCACATTGTATAGCCTGCCAAAATCTTGATAGGCAAAATCGAGTTTTAGAGAAATATTTCCTGGTAATCCGTATTTGATTCCTGCTCCTGCGGTAAGACCTTCCTCACCATCTTGAGTAAATAAATTCTTGTAGCCTATCCTAAGGAAAATCATATTATTAAAAACGTATTCTGTGCCAAAATTTAGATTTTCGGTGTTATCATTAGGATGAACGGCATCGACAGCAAGAGTCATACGGTTGCGGTCACCCTTAAGTACGTCCATTGCTACACCTACTCGGAAGATCAATGGCAGGGAAAACCTATCGGTCTGCATGTTAGCTGGTATACGATCATTGTTGCCATATTTAACCTGGTCGGGGTCGTAATTTATCAATGTGTTTTTTCCCTCTAACCGCATTTTATTGCCAAAATTGGAGATACTCATACCCATCTTCATTCCATTGAATCGGGTAGTATAGAGAATTCCAATATCTGCTGCAAAGGCTGATGAACTCATGTGCCATATTTGTTGCCGGATATATTTACCAGTAAAGCCAATTGAGAAACGGTCAGTGAGATTCTTAGCATAGGACAGCCCAACAGCAAGGTCACTAGCTCCATACTTTTCACCAGTTCCTTCCGGATAAAAAACTGTCCTTACTTTATTCTCGCCCATATTAAGAGATGTGATGCTAACCCCAAGATTTCCAAACGCTCCCAAAGGCAATATAAAGCCGATAAAATCAAAATTTATATCGGCTAACCAATCAGTGTGATTCAAGACTACCTCAATGTTAGACAATCTGGATATACCGGCGGGATTCCAGTAGATAGTGGTGGCATCGTTAGCCACAGCTACAAAAGCTCCACCCATGGCCACGGCTCGAGCTCCAAGTTCAATTTTCAAAAAGGGAGCACTGGTTGTCCCAACTTTGGTAACATTAGTAATGATCTGTCCAAAAGTCAAAACTGGGATTATTATGATAAACACACAGAGGAATAATAATTTTCTCATTGTAACAACCTCCTTCAACATTAAAATTCCAAATTTAAGTAATTAAAACGGCTTTTGAATTTCGGTAATTGGAATTTGTTTGTCCGCTATCAGTCGGATTAATATTTGGAATTTATATTCACCTTCCTTTTGATCTAAAACTAACCCGAGAGTCTTCAATTGATCTGAAAATTTAGTTCATTATTTAATCACTGCAAATCGCCCAATCTTCTGCCCAATTTTAGGCGCTTCAACATAAAAAACATACATCCCATAAGCAATGTCCATTCCGTCCTTGGACCTGAGATTCCAGGACTCACTTCCATCGTCAAGGGACTTTTCATGCTCTATTGTTTTCACCAATTCTCCTCTAATAGTATAGATACGAATTGTACACCTTTGCGGCAAATGGATGAAGTCGATCTTGCGTTCACCGCGTCCTGTACTGTAGAAATGTTTAGGCTCCCAGGAAGCGGTGGATACATAAGGATCTGGTACCACAGCTATTTTATCCAAACTGGACTCAGCTTTTGCTCTATCAACAGACGCTGCTTTAGTTTTAAATGTAATAATATCACCAATTCGGAAAGGTTTTGTAGTATAAATAAAAACCTCATCACCGCTTTCAGGAGGAATAGGTGTGGCTATCGTATCAGGTGGAGCGGTCAGAGTAATCATCCAGTATATTGGCTTAAAATCGCTGAAATTATCACCCTTCACAAGGTAAATTCTATCTCCGGATGACCAATCGCCGCTATTATCCTGATCCAGTACAACAAAATTAGCCTTAACATTATCAGTAAGATTCCAAATGGTAAAAGGGACTGGAACATCAGGTCCTATAGGAGAGAAATAAACAGCAGTATCAATTCCAACTTCGCCAAACTGAATCTTATAATTTGCAGGATAGGCAATGACTGGAGTACCAAGATTCTTATTAAGACAGGCATTAATATCATAATTACAATCACCTTTGCTCCATTTAGAGAGATTGTCATTATAGGCGATTATTGAATCGTTCCAAACCTGAACCATCAATCCATCAAAAACGAAATTTTCTTCACCGTTTATATAACTACTGGACAACATCGGAGTAGAAGGAGAGGAAGTTACATCATCTACAGAGTAAGTTATTCCTGTTAAACTGTCAATATCAAAAACAATCTGGTATGTATGATTGTCTTTCACCTCGAGAGGATTTAGAATTTTTATACCCACTTTTCCCGTACCAGCGCAGGAATGCAAATCCATATCTTCAATTCCAGGTGCAGTATATCCGGCTACCGGGGCATTGGGTATAACTATTGCCGTGTTTATGTCATTAAAAGTTACATGTCCGGTAGCATCTGTTTCAATAACAGTAGGACATTCAGTAGGAGATATGGCTTGGAGAAATGGTTTAGAACTAAGTCCTCTTTTAAAGAAATCATCATCATAACCTTTATCATAGGAAACTACAGCATAATAATAAGTCTGTCCATTTTCTAATGCTCCAGTCCATGTTTGTCCGGAATCTACAAATGAATGCACCAAACCAGTATCGTATCCCATATTATAATTTGCACCGGTTGACACTCCTACCTCTTCTCCCATTGCGATAGGATGTGGACCTTTTAATCCATCTTTAAGATCAAATTGAGCGATAGGTTCTCTATAGGTTTTATTGCCATAACTATCGGTAACGTTTTTCACTTCAATAAATCCAGGATCAGTGCTTCTGTATATTACATAGCCTTCAAAATCTTTGCCATAAACAGGATCTATCGAGGATTCCGCCCTGCGGTCCCAATAAAGCGTCACTTTCCGATCTCCTGGAACAGCAGTCACCCTTGGTATTAACGGGGGCTTTGTGAAATTATAATTATTATTATAGATTTGTTGTACTGTCTGTTTGTTTTTAATAATATCGTTATAATCCTCCCCCATTAGCAGTGCTAATGAAAATCTTTCGGTTCTACCTGGCAGCAGGGGAAAATATCCTGAGCCATAGAAAAACTCTGTATTTGTATTTTGCGCTATTGGCGCGAAGTGTCCCGGTTTTAATAATTCCCACATAATTTCATCGTAAGACAGGTAGACAGTGTTTTCCATGTGGCTATCCATGCTTGTGAGACCAATCTGGTCCGACTCATCGACATCTGTCCTATCAAAACGCGGTTCTCCATCAGTAGGAATGCCGTCACCCTGGCCCTGGTCCTGGCTAGTGTAATCAGGGCTTTCCGGACCAATACCATCCATTCCCAGGTCATCATTCAACGGTTCATAATCAAGAAATCCATTCCTATTAACATCTTCACCTAAATCGAGAATTCCATTACCATTAGTATCTTCGGTATCCCATTCACCATTGCCGTTCACGTCTGTAAAACCTACCCAATCACCATCTTCGTCGCCACTCCAGTGTAATTTTTCTGAGCCATAAATTCC is from bacterium and encodes:
- a CDS encoding sugar porter family MFS transporter, with the protein product MKNKRYVIYSAIVAALGGLLFGFDTAVISGTTGWLEKVFELSSFWLGFTVASALIGTIIGAIMIGRPADKYGRRNILFVVAVLYFISAFGSALAWDWYSFLFFRFIGGLGVGGASVVSPMYIAEISPAKYRGRLVAVTQFNIVLGILLAFFSNFIIAGLNLGDVEWRWMFGVEAVPAIAFFFLLFNNQLSPRWLVTKGRLDEAKIVLEKCGSDTGNVDDEILEIKTSLGIEHSSLQEKLLSKKYIKPILLAVSIAMFNQLSGINAILYYAPRIFKMAGAGSESALLQAVAVGGINLIMTMIALAVIDNFGRKKLMLIGSVGYILSLGSTAWAFHTYDTEFTATGGVVVLISLLVFIAAHAFGQGAVIWVFISEIFPNRVRARGQALGSFVHWVMNAVIAWTFPIFAEISGGHIFAFYALCMVGQLVWVIYVMPETKGISLEQIQKKLGIK
- a CDS encoding PorV/PorQ family protein, coding for MRKLLFLCVFIIIIPVLTFGQIITNVTKVGTTSAPFLKIELGARAVAMGGAFVAVANDATTIYWNPAGISRLSNIEVVLNHTDWLADINFDFIGFILPLGAFGNLGVSITSLNMGENKVRTVFYPEGTGEKYGASDLAVGLSYAKNLTDRFSIGFTGKYIRQQIWHMSSSAFAADIGILYTTRFNGMKMGMSISNFGNKMRLEGKNTLINYDPDQVKYGNNDRIPANMQTDRFSLPLIFRVGVAMDVLKGDRNRMTLAVDAVHPNDNTENLNFGTEYVFNNMIFLRIGYKNLFTQDGEEGLTAGAGIKYGLPGNISLKLDFAYQDFGRLYNVHRFSLGLEL